In Kordiimonas sp. SCSIO 12610, the sequence AGAGAGCAAGCGTTAAAGCTACTTAGGACTGCGCAGCATATTGGCAATTCAAATGAACCTGGCACTGTCATTCTTCAAGCAAGTGTTGCCGTTTGTGGATGGTTTGACGAAAACAAGCATGTAATTACAGAGCTTGAGGCAAATACCCACCGTATTGTTGAACTGCGCAGCGGAAAAGACGATGTATATATTGAGGCAAAATCATGAATGACCTACTTGGTGCCGCAGAGAGCAAGTGCCCGGAATGCGGTAAGACAACACTTGTTCAATATCGCCCGTTTTGCTCAAAACGGTGTGCAGATATCGACCTTGGACATTGGTTTAACGGCGAATATGTGCTGCCTGGCGACACTGAAATTAATGATGATTTCAGTGATGAAGCAGGCAACTAACGTCTTTTTCGCTTTTCTTTGTGAAAATGTAAGAAAACTGAAATCAACGCTGGACAGGGGCATGAATATTAGCTAAAAGCCCAATCGCTGAAGGACATTAGTTATCCCTCATCCTTTAAGCCCGGGTAGCTCAGGGGTAGAGCAGCGGATTGAAAATCCGCGTGTCGGTGGTTCAAATCCGCCCCCGGGCACCATTCAAAAAAGCCGCATTTTAGTGCGGCTTTTTGCGTTTAAAAGCCAGCTTATAGGCTGGCCGCAGCTGTTCTATTTACCATGACTATTAAGAATGCTCGCCATACAGTCTTGGGCTGTGAAAGCATTTTAAAGAGCATCGGCGATATGAAAATTAGCTAATCAGACATACTATGAATTGGGGGCGATTAGCTCCTTGCCGGTTTCAGGGTCTTTAAGAACTGGCGGTTTGGTACTTGTCATTTGATATACCGCAGTAGTGATTAGTATTAGAATGACAGCAACGGCTATAATGAAAGATTTTTTGTTCGCGTGTTTTGTCGCTAACGGTGTTGGCGGAACTTCTGAGACTTCCAGTTTTTTTATTGGCCCAATCAGTTGGTATCTTCTGTTTGGCAAAGTCCGAATGACTTGTGTTGAACCAGCAATCTCGGACAAAGTGGCCCTAAGTAAGGATATTCTTTTGGCAATAGTATCTTCAGACACATGATCGCGTTTCCAGACGATCTTCGATAAAACATCGATGGTCAATGGCTCTGAGCCAAATTCCGTCAAGGCTCGCATCAATAGTAGATTTAAGCCTTCTAGTTTCACTTCATTGGGGGAATTGCTGTTGTCGACAGCACAAATGCCGGTTTCAGCATCAAAAATGATATTCTGTATCTGATATTGCATCTGCATCCCTTGGGCCCCTCTGAAGACCACATCCTTAATTTACCTAGTTTTCCAGAAAATTCCAGAAACTTCAAAGGCAAAATCAATAGCTATTTCCTATGCTTGCCGCCTTTATATTATGCGAGGGTAAAATGAAGATTTTAAAGCGAATTTCTGTAATTACTGTATCAGCAATCGTGGTTTCTGCTTGGGTATTCAAAGTATCAGCCGAGGAACCCACGTTAATTCAAGATCCAGGCTGGCTTGAGAGTTTCATCGATCAACAATTTGATCCGCTGGTTAATGAAACGACCCCGGGGTTTGGTGTTTTAATTACCTATAAGGGACAGCTTAGGTTCGCTAAAGGGTATGGCCTCGCAGATATTGAGCATACTGTGCCCATTGATCAACATTCTAAATTCTATATTGCCAGTATGTCCAAGCAGTTTACGGCAGCGATTATTGCACAACATATACTGGAGGGCCGTATTGGTTTGGATGATAAATGCATAGAGTTTCTACCCACACTACCCGATGTTTACAGGGATATAACCATTGGTCAGCTTTTATTTCATACAAGTGGTATCCGTGAATATACTTCGATGATGATCATTCGCGGTGATGATCCGCGCTTACAGAATAGAATGAACATGAGTGATGCCTATCAGCTTATAACGTCTCAAGGCGCATTGGATTTTCCTTCGGGTACTCAGTATCGCTATTCATCAAGTGGGTATGTGTTGCTGGCCAAAATACTTGAGGAAATAGAAAACAAGCCCTTTCCCGAAATTGCGAAAGAACGCTTGTTCGCGCCGTTAGGCATGCAAAATACGACCTTTGATATTGACCATAGTGCACCAATCCCGGGCAGAGTAAAAAGCTATCAAGCGCCTTCTGGCGGTGACGATAAGGTATGGAGAAGGTGGTTAAAACATTTTGACGTGGTCGGCGACGGCGGCATATTGGTCACTCTTACTGATATGGCTAAATGGGACCGTGAATTAAGGACAGGTGCCTTTTTGGGTACAAAATGGCGTGACCTTATGATGAAGGCTGGGGCCCGTGATGATGGCACAATACTGCCATATGGGTTTGGTCTTTGGCAATCCGAGGTTCTGGGAAATCGTGTAGTTGCACATGGTGGTGGTATGGGAGGCTTTATCGCAGACCAGATTCGGTTTTCTGACCTTGATCTGTCTGTTTATGTGTTCGCCAATCGAAATGACCATAATGCGTTTCAGGGGTGGAAGCTTGCTCGTCGTTTGGTTCAAAACATGGGTATGGCGAAACCCGATCATGAATTATCTAAAAACAAACAGGGCGATGCGGTGCCTATGCCGTCGTTTCAATCAGCGAAGGCCCATGATTACAGCGATTGGATCGGTGGCTATTTTGCTGACAAGATTAACAACCGGTATTTTTTGCGGGAAAAAACAAATGGTCAATTAGTCCTGCATGGTGGAGGGGATACATGGCTCTCGGACCTGGAGGTTATTGATAATGAGCGCCTCAGGTGTGTTTCCACCGGTCAAACAATCACACTCAAAACTGTGGACGGTGTGAAGATACTGATTTTGGAGGGAAACAATCAGGCAATAGAAGCGATCAACTATGATTATTCTTCACCGTCAAATATTCATCAATTGGCGGTGCTAGAGGGTAGCTTTTGGTCCCCTGAACTGGAAAGTTTGGTTAGTTTTTACATCAAAGACGACATTCTTTGGATGCGATATGCACAAAACCTGCCCGAACAACTTTTTCCAGCGCCAACTGGATCAAACCTCACCTGGAATTCAATTGATAAGCTATGGACAGGTCGGTCTATGATCAAATTTCGTTATGATGAAGCTGGGAAAATTAAAGGCGTAGACATTGGTGATAGCCGTGTAGTTGGGGTAAGGTTCCGTAAGCTTGATGCAGATAGTCCAATTACTCTTCATGAGTGATAATTATTGGAACTGTTACCCGTGCCGATCACTCGGCTATAAGTGCGACATTTTCGACGTGCCCGGATACTTTTGACATTTGTCAAAGATGCAGGAATAGGGCGTTTGTATTCATAGCCTATGAAAAAACATCTGATTGAAAAATACGCAAAGCCTGTACCTCGGTACACGAGCTATCCTTCCGCGCCGCATTTCCACAGTGGTGTTACACATCTGGATTATAGTGAATGGTTAAAGTCGATTGATACCGGTAAACCTGTATCGCTTTATTTACATGTTCCGTTTTGTGAAGAACTGTGCTGGTTCTGTGGCTGCAACACCAAAATCACTAAACAATATGCGCCGATCAAAAAATATGTGGCGCTGTTGAAGCGTGAAATAGAGATGGTTCGCCGTACCTTGGAGGGGCAAGTTGACGTTAGTCACATTCATTGGGGCGGCGGCTCGCCCACATTATTGAAAGATGATGATTTTGAATTGCTGATGCAAACATTAAGGTCGGCATTCAATGTTTTACCGGATGCTGAAATCGCGGTGGAAATAGACCCGCGGACGCTAAGCCAAAGCCTTGTGAAGGCATTTGGCCGTGCCGGGGTCACCCGCGCAAGCCTAGGTGTTCAGGACTTTAGTCAGGATGTACAAAAAGCCATTAATCGCTACCAGCCATTTGATATGGTCAAAAAAGCGGTTGATGCCCTTAGGGTTGAAGGGATCAAGGCAATTAATTTTGATCTTATTTATGGCTTGCCGCATCAAACAGTTGGCAAGGTTGTTGAAACGGCAAAGCTTGCCGTGGCTTTAAATCCTGATCGACTATCGGTTTTTGGGTATGCACATGTACCGTGGATGAAAACCCATATGCGCTTGATCAAGGATGAAACCTTGCCCGATATTTTTGATCGTTATGAACAATCACAGGCTATTGCCGAAACCTTAAAAGAAGGTGGGTACGCGCATATTGGCTTGGATCATTTTGCCAAACCAGGCGATAGTTTGGTGCACGCAGCGTCAAATCATAAGTTACGCCGTAATTTTCAGGGCTACACAACGGATACGGCTGAGGCATTGATTGGTTTGGGGGTATCTTCCATAAGTGGCCTACCCGCAGGTTATAGTCAAAATCATACATCCATGCACCAATATGCTGCGGCGATTGAAGAGGGTACTTTTGCAATTTCAAAAGGTATCGCCTTGGAACCGGCGGACATTATTGATCGCCGAATTATTGAGCAGTTCATGTGTAACCTTGAAGTGGATACACTGACCCTCAGCCGTGCGGGCAAACTGCCCTTTGCCCTTTTAAGGCCAATGGAAGAGGACGGCTTGATTAAAATCTCTGATGATAAAATAGAGATTACCCCTGAAGGCAGACCCTTTATGCGGCATGTATGTGCAGCATTTGATCGGTATTTTGGCGATAACAAAGCCAGGCACTCGGTCGCGGTCTAGGGTAAGGAATTAGAGGTATGCCTGATCAAACCGCTAGTGATTTTCCCTTGAAGGAAGCAAGACAGCTAACTCGGGATTTAATGAAGCCTAATCCAGCAATTTACTGGAGTGACTTTCTTCTGACGATCATTATCGGGTGGGGTGCGTTTATATATGCTTATATGAATCCTCTTCTGACGGCTTCTGGCTGTGCTGCTTTTATCGTGTGTGTGCTCGCTCTCTATCGTGCGGTTATTTTCACGCACGAAATTTCCCACTTTAAAAAGGGCAGCTTTAAGCGTTTTCGTTTCATGTGGAATCTGCTTGCAGGTATGCCGATGATGGCGCCGTCCTTTATGTATCAAGGCGTTCATAACGAGCACCATGCAAGGGATATCTATGGAACCCATGAAGACGGTGAATATTTACCGTTTGCAACCGAAACACGGGCGAAAATTATTGGCTATATATTGCTGATTTTTATTTTGCCGGGCTTTTTCCTGGTAAGGTTCTCTGTGTTGGCGCCTTTGTCCTGGGTTCATACTTCCGTCCGAGAATTTGTTTGGAGGCGCGCTTCATCCCTGACTATCGATTTAGCTTATGAGCGCCCACTTGCAAGCAGGCGAGACGATCCAACTTGGAAATTGCAAGAGCTTGGATCGTTTCTCTATATCTGGGCGGCGATAGTGTTAACCCTTATAGGTGTTTTATCTTATAAAGTTTTTGTCCTGTGGTATGCAGTTGTAATTGGGATATTTCTTTTAAACTCCCTGAGAACGCTTGCCGCCCACAAATATCGAAACCCGGGTGATCAGAAAATGACTGTGCCGGAGCAGTTTTTGGACTCGGTAGACGTGCCGGGGCACAAATTCATCACAAGCCTGTGGGCACCCGTGGGGCTCCGTTACCATGCAACGCATCACCTCTTTCCCAATATGCCTTATCATTCTCTTGGTAAAGCGCATAGACGGTTGGTTGCTGAGTTATCGGATAATCGCCTGTATTTAAAGGCAAAACGGGACAGCTTGTGGCATGCACTTAAAACAATTTGGTCTGAAGCTAAGTAGTAGTGTGGTTTAAGTTTACAGATTTATACTCTATGCATTTCAGCCAATATTTGAAAAAAACATAAAATTAATGATTGTCATTGAATTGTGA encodes:
- the hemN gene encoding oxygen-independent coproporphyrinogen III oxidase; its protein translation is MKKHLIEKYAKPVPRYTSYPSAPHFHSGVTHLDYSEWLKSIDTGKPVSLYLHVPFCEELCWFCGCNTKITKQYAPIKKYVALLKREIEMVRRTLEGQVDVSHIHWGGGSPTLLKDDDFELLMQTLRSAFNVLPDAEIAVEIDPRTLSQSLVKAFGRAGVTRASLGVQDFSQDVQKAINRYQPFDMVKKAVDALRVEGIKAINFDLIYGLPHQTVGKVVETAKLAVALNPDRLSVFGYAHVPWMKTHMRLIKDETLPDIFDRYEQSQAIAETLKEGGYAHIGLDHFAKPGDSLVHAASNHKLRRNFQGYTTDTAEALIGLGVSSISGLPAGYSQNHTSMHQYAAAIEEGTFAISKGIALEPADIIDRRIIEQFMCNLEVDTLTLSRAGKLPFALLRPMEEDGLIKISDDKIEITPEGRPFMRHVCAAFDRYFGDNKARHSVAV
- a CDS encoding DNA gyrase inhibitor YacG, which translates into the protein MNDLLGAAESKCPECGKTTLVQYRPFCSKRCADIDLGHWFNGEYVLPGDTEINDDFSDEAGN
- a CDS encoding serine hydrolase, with amino-acid sequence MKILKRISVITVSAIVVSAWVFKVSAEEPTLIQDPGWLESFIDQQFDPLVNETTPGFGVLITYKGQLRFAKGYGLADIEHTVPIDQHSKFYIASMSKQFTAAIIAQHILEGRIGLDDKCIEFLPTLPDVYRDITIGQLLFHTSGIREYTSMMIIRGDDPRLQNRMNMSDAYQLITSQGALDFPSGTQYRYSSSGYVLLAKILEEIENKPFPEIAKERLFAPLGMQNTTFDIDHSAPIPGRVKSYQAPSGGDDKVWRRWLKHFDVVGDGGILVTLTDMAKWDRELRTGAFLGTKWRDLMMKAGARDDGTILPYGFGLWQSEVLGNRVVAHGGGMGGFIADQIRFSDLDLSVYVFANRNDHNAFQGWKLARRLVQNMGMAKPDHELSKNKQGDAVPMPSFQSAKAHDYSDWIGGYFADKINNRYFLREKTNGQLVLHGGGDTWLSDLEVIDNERLRCVSTGQTITLKTVDGVKILILEGNNQAIEAINYDYSSPSNIHQLAVLEGSFWSPELESLVSFYIKDDILWMRYAQNLPEQLFPAPTGSNLTWNSIDKLWTGRSMIKFRYDEAGKIKGVDIGDSRVVGVRFRKLDADSPITLHE
- a CDS encoding fatty acid desaturase; this encodes MPDQTASDFPLKEARQLTRDLMKPNPAIYWSDFLLTIIIGWGAFIYAYMNPLLTASGCAAFIVCVLALYRAVIFTHEISHFKKGSFKRFRFMWNLLAGMPMMAPSFMYQGVHNEHHARDIYGTHEDGEYLPFATETRAKIIGYILLIFILPGFFLVRFSVLAPLSWVHTSVREFVWRRASSLTIDLAYERPLASRRDDPTWKLQELGSFLYIWAAIVLTLIGVLSYKVFVLWYAVVIGIFLLNSLRTLAAHKYRNPGDQKMTVPEQFLDSVDVPGHKFITSLWAPVGLRYHATHHLFPNMPYHSLGKAHRRLVAELSDNRLYLKAKRDSLWHALKTIWSEAK